The proteins below are encoded in one region of Candidatus Flexicrinis proximus:
- a CDS encoding response regulator — MAETRPRVMIVDDDIIMHDVLKMMLQPNYELRMCFNVRQARDSFQTWMPDVICVDLMMPGENGLVLLEYVKTQPHLAHIPLIVISASSDDEFFNDARRLGAHSLVFKPFSRIDLIRAIDSAVEMPDV; from the coding sequence ATGGCTGAGACCCGCCCACGCGTGATGATAGTCGACGATGACATTATCATGCACGATGTACTGAAGATGATGCTTCAGCCGAACTATGAACTTCGGATGTGCTTCAACGTTCGCCAGGCGCGCGATTCGTTTCAGACGTGGATGCCGGATGTGATCTGCGTCGACCTCATGATGCCTGGGGAGAACGGTCTGGTCCTGCTGGAATACGTGAAGACGCAGCCGCATCTGGCGCACATTCCCCTGATTGTGATCTCGGCCAGCAGCGACGACGAATTCTTCAACGACGCGCGGCGGCTGGGGGCGCATTCCCTAGTATTCAAGCCGTTTAGCCGGATTGACCTGATTCGGGCGATCGACTCGGCCGTGGAAATGCCAGATGTCTGA